TCGTAAAGTCCCAGGGTAATACAAGATGTTGTGGTGAGGAGATAATGATGGCGAAGAAGAAGGTGGAAAAGATGCTCTGCACGGTGTCCCACGAGAAGCCCATGCCGGGCGGTGGGTACGTGCAGTTCGAGGCCGGCCGGGAATACCCCATCGGGGTGGTGCCCGGCGGGTCGCCATATTTCAGACCGGTGACAGATGACGCCGGCGAAGCTGAGGAGGACTAGACCATGGCACGACTCAAGGGAAAGTCCACCGAGCTGATGATGAGCCTCTACACCAAGGAGCTCACCTACGACGCCGGTGTGACGATGAACGACACGAACGCCTGCAGCATGAAGGGCTACACGGTGGAGGAGGACTGGCCGGATGAGGTCCAGAGCGACCGGGAGGAGATCACGGGATCGGAGTTCGCTACCGTCCAGGAAATCATCACAAAGGGATTCTCGACGCCGGTGGGGATCCCGAAGGCCAGGCCCAACGACATCATCGGCCTGATGGCCCTGGCCATGGGAGGGGGCGTCACCTCCACTCAGGACGGCGTCACGGGAGCCTACACCCATAAGGTGGCCCTCGCCGGCATCGAGGCGGCAATGCCGTCCATCCAGTCGGAGATCAAAAAGGGAGGGATCCAGTACGGTTACAAGGGCGTGATGTGCAACTCCATCAAGCTGGCTTGCGACGCCGGGCAGCCGGTGTCCGTAGAGGTGGAGCTTATAGGCAGCGGGACCCGAGCGACATCCGCGACCGCCTTCGCCAGCAAGATCACCGAGAGCTGGGTGAAGGCTTCCCAGGCGCTCGCCTGGCTGGAGAGCGGCACCGACATCAGCATCTCGGCCAGCCTCGTCCAGGGGGCAGAGGATATCTCCTCCGCGACACCGGCCGACCTGAAGGCGCGTATCAAGCGGTTCGAGTTCAGCCTGAACAACAACATGGAGGGGGATTTCGGTTACGGTAGCGAGGTGTTCCAGGTCCTCGACAAGGGGATCCGGGAGCTCGGGCTGATGGTCGACCTGACCTTCGCCGATGCCACGGAAATGAACCATTTCCTCAACCAGGACAACCTGGCCCTCGAGTTGGACTTCAAGGGCGCCCAGGTACCGACGGCATCCACCTTGTACTACGGATTCCAGCTGGTGGTCCCACGCTGCCGGTTGCAAAAGGTCCCCTTGCCCAAGGGCGGACCGATGGACGCCCTCACCCAGTCTCTCGAGGTGGAGTTCCTCGATGATGGGACGAACCAGGTATTTCTGTTCGAGGGATACAACGCCAAGAGTCAGTACCTGGCATAGGAGATCCCCATGGCAAAGCTGAACGTCAACAAGACCACTGAAGCGGCCGAGGTCCTCATCAACGGGGACCCGGCTGTTTTCACACTGAGAAAGCCGTCCATCGAGGAGATGCAGAACTACCTCAACTCCCAGGTGGTGGTGACCGGGCGGAAAATGCACGACCAGACCCTGAGGGCCAGATGTAATTTCTTTGACGAGCTCCTCGTCGAGATCTCCGACCTGGAGGATGAAGACGGTGTGGCGATCACCACTGACCGCAAGGACGTGATCCCTCCGAAGATCAAGGCCCGTGTCGTTCAGCAGCTTTTTGAAGAGAATGACTTCACGGTCATCAAAAAAAACTGATAG
This is a stretch of genomic DNA from bacterium. It encodes these proteins:
- a CDS encoding phage tail tube protein, with the protein product MARLKGKSTELMMSLYTKELTYDAGVTMNDTNACSMKGYTVEEDWPDEVQSDREEITGSEFATVQEIITKGFSTPVGIPKARPNDIIGLMALAMGGGVTSTQDGVTGAYTHKVALAGIEAAMPSIQSEIKKGGIQYGYKGVMCNSIKLACDAGQPVSVEVELIGSGTRATSATAFASKITESWVKASQALAWLESGTDISISASLVQGAEDISSATPADLKARIKRFEFSLNNNMEGDFGYGSEVFQVLDKGIRELGLMVDLTFADATEMNHFLNQDNLALELDFKGAQVPTASTLYYGFQLVVPRCRLQKVPLPKGGPMDALTQSLEVEFLDDGTNQVFLFEGYNAKSQYLA